The genomic interval ACTGCTCGGCGAAGGCTGAGGCACGGAAGGCGCGGAAAGAACGGAAGGCACAGAGAGAGCAGAAGGCGCGAACGGCACGGAACCCGAGGCTCGCACGCCCCTGAGGCACCGCTTCAGGGGCGCTCGTACTTCGGCCGCCGCAACCCAGCCGACACCAGCAGCCGCACCAGCTCCTTGCTGCCCACCTCCCGCGCCCCCATCCGCACCGCCTGCCCGTAGGACGTCGACGGCACGTCGTAGTGGTCGCGGTCGAAGGCGCGCGGCGGCGCGCCCAGCCGGGCCGCGAAGGCGTGCAGCTCCGCGTACGACACGTCGCTGATCAGGTGGGACCACATCCGGCCGTGGCCGGGCCAGGTGGGCGGGTCGATGTACAGCGTCACCGGCGCGCCCGCCTCACCGCAGCGCCTTCCCGAGCGAGCCCACCGGCGCCACCAGGACGACCTGCTTGGCGCAGGCCCAGTGCGGGTCGGCGCCCAGCTCGGGCTCGACCTCCAGGGCGTGCGGGTCGCCGGAGTCCGTGCAGACCGGGCAGAGCGGCCAGCGGCCGTGCCGCTCCAGCAGGGCGTCCTGCACGTCCTGTGCGACGAGGCCCACCAGATACGCGGCGCCTTCCGGCCACTGCTCGACCCACCACCGGCGGTGCGTGATCGCGTCCTCCACGAGGGAGACCACATCGGCCTCCGCCACCTCACCCGCGACGAGATCGGCGAGGACGAGGGCGCGCGCCGTGTGCAGTGCCTGTTCGAGCTCCATACGGTCCATTGTCCAAGACGGCGAGGGTTGACGGCTCACCAGGCCGAAAATACCTTTCAAAAGGTGAGCAGCAAATTGAAAGAAACTTTCGGAGACGTCCCCCCGGGGCCGCAGCCCTCCGCCCCGCCCGCGCCCGGCGCCCTGGCCGCCAAGGTCCGTACGCTCGGCCCCTCCATGACGCGCTCGATGCAGCGCGTCGCCGAGGCCGTCGCCGGCGACCCGGCCGGCTCCGCCGCGCTCACCGTCACCGGCCTGGCCGAACGCACCGGTACGAGTGAGGCGACCGTCGTCCGCACCGCCCGGATCCTCGGCTATCCCGGCTACCGCGACCTGCGCCTCGCCCTCGCCGCCCTCGCGGCCGAGCAGGCGGCGGGCCGCGCCCCGGCCGTCACCGCCGACATCGCCGTGGACGACCCGCTCGCCGAGGTCGTCGCCAAGCTCGCCCAGGAGGAGGCCCAGTGCCTGGCGGACACCGCCGCCGGGCTCGACACCGCCCAGCTGGAGGCCGCGGTCGGCGCGCTCGCCACCGCCCGCCGCATCGACGTCTACGGCATCGGCGCCTCCAACCTCGTCGGCCAGGACCTCGTGCAGAAACTGCTGCGCATCGGGCTGCTCGCGCACGCCCCCGCCGACCCCCACCTGGCCGTGACCAACGCCGTCCAGCTGCGGGCCGGCGACGTGGCCGTCGCCATCACCCACTCGGGCCGCACCACCGACGTCATCGAGCCGCTGCGGGTCGCCTTCGAGCACGGCGCGACCACCGTCGCGATCACCGGCCGCCCGCAGGGCGAGATCGCCCAGTACGCGGACCACGTGCTCACCACCTCCTCCGCACGGGAGAGCGAACTGCGCCCGGCGGCCATGTCGAGCCGCACCAGCCAGCTCCTCGTGGTGGACTGCCTGTTCATCGGGGTCGCGCAGCGGACGTACGAGACCGCCGCGCCCGCCCTGTCCGACTCCTACGAGGCACTGGCCCACCGGCACGCCCCCTGACCCCGCCCCCACCGGCTGACCCGCCTGCGACGGACACCCCCTCCGACGAACAACGGAAAGGCGCCGAACCCCCATGGCCCCCTCTGCTTCGTCCGCGGCCCACGCCGCCCTCCGCGCCGAGCTCGCCACGCTCACCACCGAGGCGTTCCGGCCGGACCTCGCGGACATCGACCGGCTGCCGACCCTGGACCTCGCGCAGCTCATGAACGGCGAGGACGCGGCCGTCTCCGCCGCCGTCGCCGCCCGGCTCCCCGAGATAGCCGCCGCCATCGACGCGACCGCGGCCCGGATGGCCCGCGGCGGCCGCCTGGTCTACGCCGGCGCGGGCACGGCCGGCCGGCTCGGCGTGCTCGACGCCAGCGAGTGCCCGCCGACGTTCAACACCGACCCGGCCCAGGTCGTCGGGCTGATCGCGGGCGGCGCGCCCGCCCTGGTCACGGCCGTGGAGGGCGCCGAGGACAGCCGGGAGCTGGCCGCCGGCGACCTGGCCGCGCTCGGCGTCGGACCGGCCGACACCGTCGTCGGCGTCTCCGCCTCCGGCCGCACGCCCTACGCCGTCGGGGCCGTCGAGTACGCCCGCGCGGCCGGCGCGCTGACGATCGGGCTGTCCTGCAACGCCGGCTCCGCGCTGGGCGCGGCGGCCGACCACGCGATCGAGGTCGTGGTGGGCCCCGAGCTCATCACGGGCTCCACCAGGCTGAAGGCGGGCACCGCCCAGAAGCTCGTCCTCAACATGCTCTCGACGATCACGATGATCCGCCTCGGCAAGACGTACGGAAATCTGATGGTCGACGTCCGCGCCTCCAACGAGAAGCTGCGCGCCCGCTCCCGGCGCATCGTCGCGCTCGCGACCGGCGCCTCCGACGCCGAGACCGAGGCCGCCCTGGAGGAGACGGGAGGAGAGGTGAAGAACGCCATCCTCGTCGTCCTCGGCGGCGTCGACGGCCGCACCGCCGCCCGGCTCCTGGACGAGGCGGACGGGCATCTGCGCGCGGCGCTCCACCTCGCGCGGGGCTGAGCCCCGCGCCCCACGCAGGCAAGGCACCATGGCACCAGACGAACCGGCGGACCGGCACAGCGCCACCGCCGCCGCCCTGCTCCCCCTCCTGGGCGGCGCCGGGAACGTCCTGTCCGTCACCCATTGCATGACCCGGCTGCGCCTGGAGCTGCGGGACCGCGCCCTGGTCCGGGACGCGGAGCTGCGGGCGCTGCCCGGGGTGCTGGGCGTCGTCGAGGACGGCACCTCGTACCAGGTCGTCCTGGGGCCGGGCGCGGTCGCCCGGGTGACCCCCGAGCTGGCGCGGCTGGCCGCGCCCGTACCCGGCCCCGCCGAAGAGCCCGTACCCGGCCCCGCCGAGGAGCCCGCGCCCGTCACCGCCGCGGCGCTCGCCGCGCGGGGGTCCGCGCTCCGGGCCGCCCGTAAGGCCCGCAACGCCACCCCGGTGAAGCTCCTGCTGCGCCGGATCGCCGCGATCTTCGTCCCGCTGATCCCGGCCCTGATCGGCTGCGGCATCGTCGCGGGCCTGGCCGGGCTGCTGGCGAACCTGCGCTGGCTGCCCGCGCTCGCCCCGGGGCTGGCCGCGGTGGCGTCCGGCTTCATGTCGCTGATCGCGGTGTTCGTCGGCTACAACGCGGCGAAGGAGTTCGGCGGCACCCCGGTGCTGGGCGGCGCCGTCGCGGCGATCATCGTCTATCCGGGCGTCGACCGGGTGACCGTCCTCGGCGAACGGCTCGCGCCCGGCCAGGGCGGCGTGCTGGGCGCGCTGGCGGCGGCCGTGCTCGCCGCGTACGTCGAGCGGTGGTGCCGGACGTGGGTGCCGGAGGCCCTGGACGTCCTCGTCACCCCGACGCTGACGGTGCTGGTGGCCGGCTTCGCCACCCTGTACGGGCTGATGTTCGTCGCCGGCGAGGTCTCCACGGCCATCGGCCACTTCGCGGATCGGCTCCTCGGCGAGGGCGGCGCCGCGGCCGGCTTCGTGCTGGGCGGGCTGTTCCTGCCGCTGGTGATGCTGGGCCTGCACCAGGCGCTGATCCCCATCCACACGACCCTGATCCAGCAGCAGAGCCACACCGTCCTGCTGCCGATCCTGGCGATGGCGGGCGCGGGCCAGGTCGGCGCGGCGCTCGCGGTCTACGCCCGGCTGCCGCGCAACGGCTCGGTGCGCGGGACGATCCGCTCCGCGCTCCCGGCCGGCCTGCTGGGCATCGGGGAGCCGCTGATCTACGGCGTCTCGCTGCCGCTGGGCCGCCCGTTCGTCACCGCGTGCGTGGGCGGCGCGTTCGGCGGGGGCTTCGTGGGCCTGCTCAACCAGCTGGGCCACGTGGTCGGCTCGACCGCGATCGGCCCCTCGGGCTGGGCCCTCTTCCCGCTGCTCAGGGGCAGCCACGGCCTGGGCCCGGCGGTGGCGGTCTACGGGACGGGGCTGCTGGTGGGGTACGCGGCGGGCTTCGCGGTGACGTACTTCTTCGGCTTCGGCAAGGGGCGGGTCGCGGAGCTGAACGCGCCGAAGGCGGCACCCCCTTCGCAGGGAGTGCCGCCTTCGGCGTACAGCGTTCAGGACAAGTGATCCTCGCGGGATCAGAAGTCCAT from Streptomyces albireticuli carries:
- a CDS encoding DUF4031 domain-containing protein; translated protein: MTLYIDPPTWPGHGRMWSHLISDVSYAELHAFAARLGAPPRAFDRDHYDVPSTSYGQAVRMGAREVGSKELVRLLVSAGLRRPKYERP
- a CDS encoding MurR/RpiR family transcriptional regulator; protein product: MSSKLKETFGDVPPGPQPSAPPAPGALAAKVRTLGPSMTRSMQRVAEAVAGDPAGSAALTVTGLAERTGTSEATVVRTARILGYPGYRDLRLALAALAAEQAAGRAPAVTADIAVDDPLAEVVAKLAQEEAQCLADTAAGLDTAQLEAAVGALATARRIDVYGIGASNLVGQDLVQKLLRIGLLAHAPADPHLAVTNAVQLRAGDVAVAITHSGRTTDVIEPLRVAFEHGATTVAITGRPQGEIAQYADHVLTTSSARESELRPAAMSSRTSQLLVVDCLFIGVAQRTYETAAPALSDSYEALAHRHAP
- the murQ gene encoding N-acetylmuramic acid 6-phosphate etherase; translation: MAPSASSAAHAALRAELATLTTEAFRPDLADIDRLPTLDLAQLMNGEDAAVSAAVAARLPEIAAAIDATAARMARGGRLVYAGAGTAGRLGVLDASECPPTFNTDPAQVVGLIAGGAPALVTAVEGAEDSRELAAGDLAALGVGPADTVVGVSASGRTPYAVGAVEYARAAGALTIGLSCNAGSALGAAADHAIEVVVGPELITGSTRLKAGTAQKLVLNMLSTITMIRLGKTYGNLMVDVRASNEKLRARSRRIVALATGASDAETEAALEETGGEVKNAILVVLGGVDGRTAARLLDEADGHLRAALHLARG
- a CDS encoding PTS transporter subunit EIIC, yielding MAPDEPADRHSATAAALLPLLGGAGNVLSVTHCMTRLRLELRDRALVRDAELRALPGVLGVVEDGTSYQVVLGPGAVARVTPELARLAAPVPGPAEEPVPGPAEEPAPVTAAALAARGSALRAARKARNATPVKLLLRRIAAIFVPLIPALIGCGIVAGLAGLLANLRWLPALAPGLAAVASGFMSLIAVFVGYNAAKEFGGTPVLGGAVAAIIVYPGVDRVTVLGERLAPGQGGVLGALAAAVLAAYVERWCRTWVPEALDVLVTPTLTVLVAGFATLYGLMFVAGEVSTAIGHFADRLLGEGGAAAGFVLGGLFLPLVMLGLHQALIPIHTTLIQQQSHTVLLPILAMAGAGQVGAALAVYARLPRNGSVRGTIRSALPAGLLGIGEPLIYGVSLPLGRPFVTACVGGAFGGGFVGLLNQLGHVVGSTAIGPSGWALFPLLRGSHGLGPAVAVYGTGLLVGYAAGFAVTYFFGFGKGRVAELNAPKAAPPSQGVPPSAYSVQDK